A genome region from Gossypium hirsutum isolate 1008001.06 chromosome A04, Gossypium_hirsutum_v2.1, whole genome shotgun sequence includes the following:
- the LOC121228283 gene encoding uncharacterized protein codes for MPPREEFPTKGLEGAPSNDIGWHFGTLVPNARGSIVCKLCGKVVKGGITRLKEHIAHKTGNVAPCPNVTGVIRESMMNVLKESNTKKIDKKRRKDEFLSQLTEEEDEHEGFIDEVSAIRQATRESIQSQHEWHRREEFRRSTGGWDNIYEEGRSSHGSAREHNRERTSKSIPGESEFTLRGAIPELVRSKSSKQPKVNDSFLKSFRRKIGEAVSKFIIYERLPFQLASSPWLYNLIQVATEVGQGVKLPTPYEVSDVYLESEYQRVHDWVNVLKTHWKELGATLMCDGWTNSLNQMHIINFLVYCSKGTIFWKSVDVSSVRSRDAEFYYRLLDSVVEEIGENYIVQIVTDNEAAMKAAGKKLMLKRQHLYWTSCAAHCLDLCLEDIGKKPSVAKVLDEAKKVTCFIYNHIWTVDLMKKYTQGKQILRPALTRFATHFIQLEEITRQKQGLREMFNSKEFKESKWGKQKSGPAYEAKKIVLGKDFWKKANDLIKVYEPLVRVLRLVDSDEKPTMGFIYEAIDRAKRAIQQNCRYFTEYEKIIDNRWNFMHSDLHSAGYFLNPQFQFGVEHSENVLIETLEGTRSVIERLEPSMDTQIRMVNQVRFNYYYL; via the exons atgccACCACGTGAAGAGTTCCCGACTAAAGGATTGGAGGGTGCACCAAGTAATGATATAGGTTGGCACTTTGGAACTCTAGTGCCAAATGCGAGAGGAAGTATCGTATGTAAACTTTGTGGTAAAGTTGTGAAAGGAGGAATAACACGACTtaaagagcacattgctcataaaaccggcaatgttgcaccatgccctaatgttactg gtGTCATTAGAGAAAGTATGATGAATGTACTAAAAGAAAGCAACacaaagaaaatagacaaaaagaggagaaaagatgAATTCTTATCTCAATTAACAGAAGAGGAGGATGAGCATGAGGGATTCATTGATGAGGTTTCTGCTATAAGGCAAGCAACTCGAGAAAGTATCCAATCACAACACGAGTGGCATAGAAGGGAAGAATTCAGACGAAGTACTGGTGGTTGGGATAACATTTATGAAGAAGGGCGATCTTCTCATGGATCAGCTAGAGAACATAATAGAGAAAGAACAAGTAAATCTATTCCAGGTGAGTCTGAATTTACCTTAAGGGGAGCTATACCTGAATTGGTTAGAAGCAAAAGTTCAAAGCAACCAAAGGTCAATGActcttttttaaagagttttcgaaggaagataggtgaagcggtatctaaatttataatatatgaaagacttccttttcaattagcaagctctccatggttgtataacttaattcaagtggCAACAGAAGTTGGACAAGGTGTAAAGCTCCCAACACCTTATGAGGTTTCAGATGTGTATTTGGAGTCAGAGTATCAACGAGTTCATGATTGGGTAAATGTACTAAAGACTCATTGGAAAGAATTGGGTGCAACTCTAATGTGTGATGGTTGGACCAACAGTTTGAATCAAATGCACATCATTAATTTCCTTGTTTATTGCAGTAAAGGAACCATTTTTTGGAAATCGGTAGATGTCTCAAGTGTCCGTAGTAGAGATGCTGAATTCTACTACCGTTTGTTAGATTCAGTTGTAgaagaaattggagaaaattacatTGTCCAAATAGTGACTGATAATGAGGCAGCAATGAAAGCTGCTGGAAAAAAGTTAATGTTGAAAAGACAACATCTATATTGGACCTCATGTGCAGCTCACTGTTTAGATTTATGCCTTGAAGATATTGGGAAAAAGCCCAGTGTAGCAAAAGTGTTAGATGAGGCAAAGAAAGTGACTTGCTTTATATACAATCACATTTGGACTGTTGATTTGATGAAGAAGTATACACAAGGGAAACAAATACTTCGACCCGCTCTTACTCGATTTGcaactcatttcattcaacttgaagagataacaagacaaaagcaaggtttgagagaaatgtttaattcaaag gaatttaaagaatcaaaatgggGAAAGCAAAAGTCAGGGCCTGCTTATGaagccaaaaaaattgttttgggaaaagatttttggaaaaaagCCAATGACCTCATAAAAGTTTATGAGCCCTTAGTAAGAGTATTGAGACTTGTGGATAGCGATGAAAAACCAACGATGGGCTTTATTTATGAGGCTATTGATAGGGCTAAACGAGCAATTCAACAAAATTGTCGATATTTCACAGAGTATGAAAAGATTATTGAcaatagatggaattttatgcATTCCGACTTGCATTCAGCTG gttattttctcaACCCTCAATTTCAATTTGGGGTGGAGCATTCTGAGAATGTATTAATAGAAACATTAGAAGGTACACGATcagtaattgaaagattagaacCTTCTATGGATACTCAAATCAGAATGGTTAATCAGGTTAGATTCAACTACTATtatttgtaa